A window of Rubidibacter lacunae KORDI 51-2 contains these coding sequences:
- a CDS encoding glycosyltransferase family A protein has translation MTVFLSIVIPTFNRATDLELTFASLLEQDYSHYEIVVVDNGPSTDGTRTLVERVCGRHPQEVRYYRTTLAGVTYARSLGNLLARGNVIVQVDDDISLLDTSALSRTAAIFDRFPDVDMLGGLELRGQSLDDVRAQVACFGACATADLHKQDEYQKGIGRVDGFYGLTRGWPVIASQPEGLYRIDACRSCYLAYRRVVLERTGNWDGNYTRVGTKGSLREETDFLVRARACGFRLYYTNHVSFWHRIAQRDSSLPPRATKRNRKVQRDYAAAHSYMAVKAMLEAREWLKLPVWAFVQLFFGRSASPGAAILIRDGKVSALPFQIIGFMGGVWVAMTRDRELLQSAEEWLLTDSGADTEAEGSA, from the coding sequence TTGACTGTATTCCTCTCAATCGTCATCCCCACCTTCAACCGCGCCACCGATCTGGAACTGACGTTTGCCTCTCTACTGGAGCAGGATTACTCGCACTACGAAATTGTCGTCGTCGATAACGGACCGTCCACGGACGGAACGCGCACGCTGGTGGAGCGCGTGTGCGGACGCCATCCGCAGGAGGTGCGATACTACCGCACGACTCTCGCTGGCGTGACCTACGCGCGCAGCCTAGGCAATCTACTGGCCCGCGGGAACGTTATCGTCCAAGTCGATGACGATATCTCGCTGCTCGATACCAGCGCGCTGTCGCGCACGGCTGCGATCTTCGATCGCTTCCCGGACGTGGATATGCTGGGCGGGCTGGAGTTACGGGGGCAATCCCTGGACGACGTGCGAGCGCAGGTAGCGTGTTTTGGTGCCTGCGCGACAGCAGACCTCCACAAGCAGGACGAGTATCAGAAAGGCATCGGGCGCGTGGACGGGTTTTACGGACTGACACGCGGCTGGCCGGTCATTGCCAGCCAGCCGGAAGGGCTGTATCGCATCGACGCCTGCCGCAGCTGCTACTTGGCCTATCGCCGCGTCGTCCTAGAACGAACTGGAAACTGGGATGGAAACTACACGCGCGTGGGAACGAAAGGATCGCTGCGCGAGGAGACGGACTTTTTAGTCCGCGCCCGAGCTTGTGGCTTCCGACTCTATTACACCAACCATGTCAGTTTCTGGCACCGCATCGCCCAACGCGACAGCTCTCTGCCCCCGCGCGCGACTAAGCGCAATCGTAAGGTGCAGCGCGACTACGCTGCCGCGCATAGCTACATGGCCGTCAAAGCCATGTTGGAGGCGCGGGAGTGGTTGAAGCTTCCCGTTTGGGCATTCGTCCAGCTGTTCTTCGGCCGCTCGGCCAGTCCGGGAGCGGCAATCTTGATCCGGGATGGTAAGGTAAGCGCCCTGCCGTTCCAGATCATCGGATTTATGGGGGGGGTTTGGGTAGCGATGACCCGCGATCGCGAGTTGTTACAGTCAGCCGAAGAGTGGCTGCTGACCGATTCAGGGGCAGATACTGAAGCAGAAGGGTCAGCATAG
- a CDS encoding glycosyltransferase family protein — MKISLGVKLRRGPWGGGNQFAQSLANYLEQRGNQVSFDLSAPDLDLILLMDPRDRGNSAAYRDGDVVRYLRRNPGALVIHRINECDERKGTKGVNQRLEHANLSADYTVFVASWLRELYANQNRINRESIVILNGSDRQIFNPGGYRRWTHREPLAIVTHHWGGNWMKGFDIYSRLDDYVGSQPFSHPIAFTYIGNLPDGFTFRNANYLPPRSGSELADSLRQHHVYVTGSQFEPGSNHQNEGANCGLPLLYRNSGCLPEYCAGFGIEFQTTDFPDRLQEFIDTYDIWVERMPAYPHTSAACCARYVELFETLLDRRAELVRDRSARLSDWERLEWKTQPVRQANRVARKVRRLSSQLARRLPRLTD; from the coding sequence ATGAAAATTAGCCTCGGGGTTAAGTTGCGACGCGGGCCGTGGGGAGGCGGCAATCAGTTTGCCCAGTCTCTAGCAAACTACCTAGAGCAGCGCGGCAATCAGGTAAGTTTCGACCTTAGTGCGCCCGACCTAGACTTGATCTTGCTAATGGATCCGCGCGATCGCGGGAACAGCGCGGCCTACCGGGATGGCGACGTCGTTCGCTATCTGCGGCGCAATCCCGGCGCGCTCGTCATCCATCGCATCAACGAATGCGACGAGCGAAAAGGCACCAAAGGTGTCAATCAGCGCCTCGAACACGCCAATCTCAGTGCGGATTACACGGTGTTCGTTGCCAGCTGGTTGCGAGAGTTATATGCCAACCAAAATCGCATCAACCGCGAGAGCATCGTTATTCTAAACGGCTCGGATCGGCAGATTTTCAACCCTGGCGGCTATCGTCGCTGGACCCATCGAGAACCCCTAGCGATCGTCACTCACCACTGGGGGGGGAACTGGATGAAAGGCTTCGATATCTACTCGCGCTTAGACGATTACGTCGGCAGTCAGCCCTTCAGCCACCCGATCGCCTTTACCTACATCGGCAATCTACCCGACGGGTTCACCTTTCGTAACGCCAACTATCTCCCCCCGCGATCGGGTAGTGAACTGGCCGACAGCTTGCGCCAACATCACGTTTACGTCACTGGCTCGCAATTTGAGCCGGGCAGCAACCACCAAAATGAAGGTGCGAATTGTGGGTTGCCACTGCTGTATCGAAACAGCGGTTGCCTGCCGGAATATTGTGCGGGCTTCGGCATAGAATTTCAGACTACAGACTTCCCCGACCGCCTCCAAGAATTCATCGACACATACGACATCTGGGTCGAGCGCATGCCCGCTTATCCTCACACCTCAGCAGCTTGCTGTGCGCGGTATGTCGAATTGTTCGAAACCTTACTCGACCGCCGTGCGGAGCTCGTTCGCGATCGGAGCGCACGCCTGAGTGACTGGGAGCGGTTGGAATGGAAAACTCAACCGGTTCGTCAAGCTAACCGTGTCGCTCGAAAAGTGCGTCGGCTAAGCAGCCAGCTAGCCCGTCGGCTGCCGCGCCTGACGGACTAA
- a CDS encoding glycosyltransferase → MTLTLLFVTPYFPYPPDNGTRVDLWGRLQFFQRCGWRIVLAICQTANLAESQADLNQPLPLPLGPVNCFFIERAPRWSPRELPEAIARLQALIDRERPQAIWCEYADLARLAAGLDRRGAHLWFRPHNFEAAHKLDKSIATLRLSRRKGDLDAVGWPVAIGRALVNGIQTIRLVYPGERLMHRIADRLFFISEGDRRAMTQLYGNRVPNDWVIPFLERAPVPVKPEKDVLEVAYLGGVYTNNVNRAGALDLIERVAPAVEAAMPGRFRFNLLGRCAREQLPVPSAPNVNIHDFVEDLSGFLTGVDIMCVPVSYGWGCKLKVVEAIASGLPVVAAPEALRGFPPHPGVFWSCRTLADYVAAFRALLAPAERERTARQGRATYLQWREQGEAVLLAALEEAAGNRSAVKAQAP, encoded by the coding sequence ATGACACTGACGCTGCTGTTCGTTACGCCTTATTTCCCATATCCGCCAGATAACGGAACACGGGTGGATTTGTGGGGCCGCTTGCAGTTTTTCCAGCGCTGCGGCTGGCGGATCGTGCTGGCAATTTGCCAGACTGCAAACCTGGCCGAGTCACAGGCGGACCTAAACCAGCCCCTACCGCTCCCACTTGGGCCGGTAAACTGTTTTTTCATCGAGCGGGCACCGCGCTGGTCGCCGCGCGAGCTTCCCGAGGCGATCGCTCGGCTGCAGGCACTGATCGATCGCGAGCGCCCCCAGGCAATCTGGTGCGAGTATGCCGATCTAGCCCGGCTGGCAGCTGGCCTGGACCGCCGCGGCGCGCATTTATGGTTCCGCCCACACAACTTTGAAGCCGCTCACAAGCTCGACAAAAGCATCGCAACGCTGCGTCTTTCGCGGCGAAAAGGCGATCTCGATGCTGTTGGGTGGCCGGTGGCGATTGGGCGCGCACTCGTCAATGGGATCCAGACTATCCGGCTGGTGTATCCAGGCGAACGGTTGATGCATCGTATTGCCGATCGCTTGTTTTTTATCTCCGAGGGCGATCGCCGTGCCATGACGCAACTGTACGGGAATCGCGTACCAAACGATTGGGTGATTCCTTTTCTGGAACGCGCGCCGGTCCCCGTGAAGCCGGAAAAAGATGTTCTTGAGGTTGCATATCTCGGAGGTGTCTACACTAACAATGTCAACCGGGCTGGGGCACTGGACCTCATCGAGCGCGTCGCACCGGCTGTAGAGGCTGCTATGCCGGGGCGTTTCCGATTCAACTTGTTGGGGCGGTGCGCGCGCGAGCAACTGCCCGTTCCAAGCGCTCCCAATGTGAACATTCACGACTTCGTTGAAGACTTGTCTGGCTTTCTCACCGGGGTCGACATCATGTGCGTTCCCGTAAGCTACGGATGGGGTTGCAAGCTGAAGGTGGTTGAGGCAATTGCCTCGGGGCTCCCGGTTGTGGCCGCACCGGAAGCGCTGCGAGGGTTCCCGCCCCATCCCGGCGTATTCTGGAGCTGTCGCACGCTAGCCGATTACGTTGCTGCGTTTCGGGCCCTGCTCGCCCCAGCCGAGCGCGAGCGCACCGCCCGACAAGGACGCGCCACTTACTTACAATGGCGCGAGCAAGGCGAAGCCGTGCTGTTGGCTGCCCTAGAAGAAGCGGCCGGCAATCGCAGTGCTGTTAAGGCTCAAGCACCTTAG
- a CDS encoding glycosyltransferase family 4 protein, with amino-acid sequence MKATMKILLFSDQWYPIGGGIEQYLKGLAAELQRRGADVAMLTAGHDGCPEREIWQGIEVVRTRLLNGAIRDPAPVLARWPHMVPLVEAIAPDIIFANHHTSVAAIEIARHLDLPVVYGYHGTGLLCPQRIRFLKPDKSLCYNERSVDNCLACRREMTNLDRVTGVRSALNALHRLIRPDSIRQQVSERVARYDRYQALLESADALVVQAPAWMQFFRGDRPIYAPRYGIDTETFRPVDASSFRQKYGVGERYVLVTSRIHESKGQDWAIAALAGLPDDIQLVLAGNSSLFTGPKHEDNIHTQRARATIERLKLRERVVFTGFLKTEELVSAYSGAIATIVPSIWFDPYPNVLLEALACACPVVATETVGSAEVLTEGSNGYIVPRMDPQSIATAVKAIVPRRPDMGRAARQTAERDLNWEKVGGDVLQILERAIADRRARRPQPAPPS; translated from the coding sequence GTGAAAGCAACTATGAAAATCCTGTTATTTAGCGACCAGTGGTATCCCATTGGCGGCGGCATAGAGCAATATCTCAAGGGGCTGGCCGCCGAACTGCAACGGCGCGGTGCAGACGTCGCGATGCTGACGGCCGGTCATGATGGTTGCCCCGAGCGCGAAATTTGGCAGGGAATCGAGGTCGTGCGGACGAGGTTGCTTAACGGAGCTATCCGCGACCCAGCTCCGGTGCTGGCACGCTGGCCGCACATGGTGCCACTGGTCGAGGCGATCGCGCCGGATATCATTTTTGCCAACCACCACACGTCGGTTGCGGCGATCGAAATCGCTCGCCATCTAGATTTACCGGTTGTTTACGGCTACCACGGTACGGGATTGCTTTGCCCGCAGCGCATCCGCTTCCTTAAACCCGACAAGTCCTTGTGTTACAACGAGCGCAGCGTCGACAACTGCCTGGCATGCCGCCGGGAAATGACGAACTTGGATCGCGTGACCGGCGTGCGGTCGGCATTGAATGCACTCCATCGCCTCATTCGTCCCGACTCTATCCGCCAGCAAGTGAGTGAGCGCGTCGCGCGCTACGACCGCTATCAAGCACTGCTCGAAAGTGCGGACGCGTTGGTGGTGCAAGCACCGGCTTGGATGCAGTTTTTCCGGGGCGATCGCCCGATCTACGCGCCGCGCTATGGCATCGATACCGAGACGTTTCGTCCTGTTGATGCCAGCTCATTCCGCCAGAAATACGGAGTCGGCGAGCGTTACGTGCTCGTCACCAGCCGCATCCACGAATCCAAAGGGCAAGACTGGGCAATCGCGGCGCTGGCTGGGTTGCCGGACGATATTCAGCTCGTGCTGGCCGGCAATTCGAGCTTATTCACGGGACCGAAGCACGAAGACAACATCCACACGCAGCGCGCGCGCGCGACCATCGAGCGCCTGAAGCTGCGCGAACGCGTCGTCTTTACGGGCTTTCTCAAGACCGAGGAGCTGGTCAGCGCTTACAGCGGTGCGATTGCAACGATCGTGCCGTCAATTTGGTTCGACCCCTACCCCAACGTGCTGCTCGAGGCACTGGCTTGTGCTTGCCCGGTAGTGGCTACGGAAACAGTCGGTTCGGCAGAAGTCCTGACCGAGGGCAGCAACGGTTATATAGTTCCGCGCATGGACCCTCAGTCCATTGCCACTGCAGTTAAAGCCATCGTGCCGCGCCGCCCGGACATGGGTCGTGCCGCTCGCCAGACAGCCGAGCGCGACCTCAATTGGGAAAAAGTCGGCGGTGACGTCCTGCAGATTCTCGAACGCGCGATCGCCGATCGCCGCGCGCGTCGCCCGCAACCCGCGCCGCCATCATGA
- a CDS encoding TylF/MycF/NovP-related O-methyltransferase yields the protein MWQGFSKLVPASLKQQFVSRVKQIARRVVIDEVLKNRTNQELLSARLESLSLETELFGSSATRCRDRFELLELAVDYARDKLGDGLYAEFGVSKGASINLLAKRIPGKTIFGFDSFEGLPEFWKRGSYSGIEAQSEIFGKDVNMDVEDNVKLVKGWFNETVPGFLELHPEPVVFCHMDSDLYSSAKYLFDTLLFAQTAIIVFDEYFNYPDWREHEYKAFQEYLATHPNVSAWCLGYCPAFEQAAFVLTAA from the coding sequence ATGTGGCAAGGATTCTCGAAGTTGGTGCCGGCATCGTTGAAGCAGCAGTTTGTGTCGCGTGTCAAACAGATCGCGCGCCGCGTCGTGATCGATGAAGTACTGAAAAATCGCACGAACCAGGAGCTGCTGAGCGCGCGCTTGGAATCGTTAAGCCTCGAAACCGAGCTATTTGGCAGCAGCGCTACCCGCTGCCGCGATCGCTTTGAGTTGCTCGAACTGGCAGTCGATTACGCGCGCGACAAACTCGGCGACGGTTTGTATGCGGAGTTTGGCGTTAGCAAGGGCGCATCGATCAACTTGCTGGCCAAGCGCATTCCCGGCAAGACGATCTTCGGCTTCGACTCGTTTGAAGGCTTGCCCGAGTTCTGGAAGCGCGGCTCCTATAGCGGCATCGAGGCTCAGAGCGAGATCTTCGGCAAGGACGTGAATATGGATGTCGAGGACAACGTCAAACTCGTTAAAGGCTGGTTTAACGAAACGGTACCGGGGTTCTTAGAATTGCATCCGGAACCGGTCGTGTTCTGCCATATGGACAGCGACCTATACTCGTCGGCAAAATATCTGTTCGATACGCTGCTGTTTGCCCAGACAGCCATTATCGTTTTCGACGAGTACTTCAACTACCCGGACTGGCGCGAGCACGAGTACAAGGCTTTCCAGGAATACCTCGCCACACATCCTAATGTGTCGGCTTGGTGCCTGGGTTACTGTCCGGCATTCGAGCAAGCGGCGTTCGTTCTCACGGCCGCTTAG
- the nadB gene encoding L-aspartate oxidase: protein MLATQLSDLPADIDAIVVGAGAAGLYAALCLPPELQVVIISKEALQVGASDWAQGGIAAAVGSDDSPQLHWDDTLQAGAGLCDPEAVRFLVDHASDSIEHLIRLGVEFDRHHGQLAMTLEAAHSRPRVLHAADTTGRAIVATLTERVLARPNILAIPQALVLELWQEPHLGQVPTRCRGVSLLWQEQMLWLEARAIVLATGGGGQVFAHTTNPAVSTGDGVALAWRAGALLQDLEFVQFHPTALSVSGAPRFLISEAVRGEGAHLIDARGDRFAFAYHSDGELAPRDVVSRAIYTHLQKTAPDPAEARAFLDLRVIAPERLRRRFPNIIRNCLRWGVDPQSEPIPVAPAAHYWMGGVAVDLECQTSVPGLYAVGEVACTGVHGANRLASNSLLECLVFGAQLQHIEFGREATGRSIAIAPSADPIAPWPERDSDRAAAIRQQLPVLVWDSAGICRNGRDLARALANVAAWQNECTEMAIGRFFDELAPQLARRLVPTAACQLRAYTETRNLLDAAYLILKSAVFRTESRGGHFRTDYARVDPTWAARVFVRGKEWHRER from the coding sequence TTGCTTGCCACTCAGCTTTCCGATTTGCCGGCTGATATCGATGCGATCGTTGTTGGGGCAGGCGCGGCCGGGCTTTACGCTGCCCTTTGTTTGCCGCCCGAACTGCAGGTGGTGATCATTTCCAAGGAAGCTTTACAGGTCGGGGCCAGCGATTGGGCACAAGGCGGTATTGCGGCAGCCGTCGGTTCTGACGATTCGCCGCAGTTGCACTGGGATGACACCCTGCAGGCGGGAGCAGGGTTGTGCGATCCCGAGGCAGTCCGGTTTCTGGTCGACCATGCCTCGGACAGTATTGAGCATCTGATACGGCTCGGCGTGGAGTTTGACCGCCACCACGGACAGCTGGCCATGACGCTGGAAGCCGCCCATTCGCGACCGCGCGTCCTGCACGCAGCCGATACGACCGGCCGCGCGATCGTGGCAACGCTGACAGAACGGGTGCTAGCACGCCCGAATATTCTGGCTATTCCCCAGGCACTGGTGCTGGAATTGTGGCAGGAGCCTCACCTAGGACAGGTCCCAACGCGCTGTCGAGGCGTCAGTTTGCTGTGGCAAGAGCAGATGCTGTGGCTGGAGGCACGCGCGATCGTTTTGGCGACCGGTGGAGGCGGTCAGGTGTTCGCGCACACCACAAACCCGGCAGTGAGCACGGGCGATGGCGTAGCTTTAGCGTGGCGGGCGGGAGCACTGCTGCAAGATCTGGAGTTCGTGCAATTTCATCCAACGGCATTGAGCGTTTCGGGCGCACCGCGTTTTTTGATCAGTGAAGCCGTCCGCGGCGAGGGAGCGCATCTGATTGACGCGCGGGGAGATCGCTTTGCGTTTGCCTACCATTCTGACGGCGAGCTCGCGCCGCGCGATGTGGTCAGTCGCGCCATCTATACTCATTTGCAGAAGACGGCTCCCGATCCAGCCGAAGCACGGGCGTTCCTCGACCTGCGAGTCATCGCTCCCGAGCGCTTGCGTCGGCGATTTCCGAATATCATCCGCAACTGTTTGCGATGGGGTGTCGATCCTCAGTCCGAACCCATTCCAGTAGCGCCAGCAGCCCACTACTGGATGGGCGGCGTAGCGGTGGATTTAGAGTGTCAGACATCAGTGCCGGGGCTTTATGCTGTCGGGGAAGTAGCCTGTACGGGCGTCCACGGTGCAAACCGCCTGGCAAGCAACTCGCTGCTGGAGTGCTTGGTGTTCGGTGCGCAGTTGCAACATATTGAGTTCGGGCGCGAGGCAACGGGACGTTCGATCGCGATCGCTCCGTCTGCCGACCCGATCGCACCTTGGCCGGAACGCGACAGCGATCGCGCGGCGGCAATCCGACAGCAGTTACCCGTGTTGGTCTGGGACAGTGCCGGGATCTGCCGCAATGGCCGGGATCTGGCGCGCGCGCTCGCCAACGTGGCGGCGTGGCAGAATGAGTGTACGGAGATGGCTATCGGTCGGTTCTTCGACGAGTTGGCTCCCCAGTTAGCGCGGCGATTGGTACCGACGGCAGCCTGTCAGCTGCGCGCCTATACCGAAACGCGCAACTTGCTCGATGCAGCTTACTTGATCCTAAAGAGTGCGGTTTTTCGAACGGAAAGTCGCGGCGGACACTTCCGCACCGACTACGCACGCGTCGACCCGACCTGGGCAGCGCGCGTGTTTGTTCGGGGCAAGGAATGGCATCGCGAGCGGTAA
- a CDS encoding glycosyltransferase family 4 protein, translating to MRVLTISWLARLFFGGVERRAHEFSNTLSACGESVDLLCARSPLAGPYPHPKKFRELNLWLPVHPYSLGWRWKARSEVAFTELCRLWLQRHRQDYDVVHAHGPSGWAGLKVKIPTIVDLQTQDCSRYFQYRDRLNRYWAQTLAGAQRILAISARTRNSLIDNGIDGDRIAIVPNGVDVRRFREGDPEVARQTLGLSPDKNYLLSVHQLVDKKRTFALMEMFVEFAREFSDYELLVCGDGPNRDLAAAWIRDRQLTNIRLLGYQSEILPHLYRLADAFVLCSDREGMPLVYLEALAAGLPIVATASGGTDEYLHHERNALVYPERDDASFLDGMQRLAREPQLRHDLAGQAAEDAWYYDWQALASQCQQLYAEVAS from the coding sequence ATGCGGGTTCTAACAATATCATGGCTGGCGCGCCTGTTCTTTGGTGGCGTCGAGCGCCGCGCCCACGAGTTCTCCAATACTCTTAGCGCGTGCGGAGAATCCGTGGACCTGCTCTGCGCGCGATCGCCTCTGGCCGGACCTTACCCACACCCAAAGAAGTTCCGCGAGCTCAATCTCTGGTTACCAGTGCATCCATATTCCCTGGGATGGCGCTGGAAAGCGCGATCGGAAGTGGCATTCACCGAACTCTGCCGATTGTGGCTGCAGCGCCATCGACAAGACTACGACGTGGTCCACGCCCACGGTCCGAGTGGTTGGGCGGGGTTGAAAGTCAAGATTCCCACGATCGTTGACTTGCAGACCCAGGACTGCAGCCGTTACTTTCAGTACCGGGATCGACTGAATCGCTATTGGGCCCAGACGCTCGCTGGCGCGCAGCGTATCCTGGCGATCTCGGCGCGCACGCGCAATAGCCTGATCGACAACGGTATCGACGGCGACCGGATCGCGATTGTCCCCAATGGCGTGGACGTCCGGCGTTTCCGGGAAGGCGACCCAGAGGTGGCACGGCAGACGTTGGGCTTGTCGCCCGATAAGAATTACCTGCTGTCGGTCCATCAGTTGGTGGATAAAAAGCGAACGTTTGCCCTAATGGAGATGTTTGTCGAGTTTGCCCGCGAGTTCTCCGACTACGAGTTGCTGGTGTGCGGCGACGGTCCGAACCGCGATCTCGCGGCCGCCTGGATTCGCGATCGCCAATTGACCAACATCCGTCTCCTCGGATATCAATCTGAAATTCTGCCCCACTTGTATCGCTTGGCGGACGCGTTCGTGCTTTGCAGCGATCGCGAAGGGATGCCGTTGGTTTATCTCGAAGCATTGGCAGCCGGATTGCCAATTGTCGCCACCGCTTCGGGCGGAACGGACGAGTACCTCCATCACGAACGCAACGCCTTGGTCTATCCCGAGCGCGATGATGCCAGCTTTTTAGATGGGATGCAACGCCTCGCGCGCGAACCCCAGCTGCGGCATGACTTAGCAGGACAGGCTGCTGAAGATGCCTGGTATTATGACTGGCAGGCCCTCGCCAGTCAGTGCCAGCAGCTCTACGCCGAAGTTGCCTCGTAG
- a CDS encoding mechanosensitive ion channel domain-containing protein — MNRISIRLHRRLLSGLALTLAAFCFAIAPTQAQNFANNERAPVVLDGRVLFRVGDAGRFSAEERAYLIGRALRQELRDDLDNLEVDLDVRTNDQLVVIRSVDSGLNLVTVADEDVLPGNSPLHQANTWKNTIEQAIAKARMERSPSYRLRALLMSVGAVGLALLLHLAFGFLRQLVPRAFAGWCEQPETFLYEWGQPIQGALRALLTALQFSAWLTVVWWVCARLPKLRSGRYRLLQWMTDDLIPLGSKQYSLVQLSLLVLMTVGLWFAVAAGTRALRTYVFNRTGTPHGTQEVLALFLRYVLMFLGVLLLLQAWGVDIGSLALLASFFSVGVGFGLQNITNNFISGLIVTLEKPIEVGNFIRVGEWEGIVQRIAARHTEICTLDRVTIIIPNSRFLESEVINWSHGSPVSRLHISVGVAYGSNVKRVKAALLDAAKNHPEVLLRPRPQVWFQEFGDSSLNFELLAWTADPKEQPRVKSELNYRIEASFRRYGVEVPFPQRDVHVKSPQVERLLAAWLQRGHVDLPEGNGELSLSSDTDRAGEPDPYHSALSSVTSVVRQAPDIDLEKLVDRMRAHGGVKIGDRRYRLNVYPRCFVGSEVVDWLVQNCSVTRVEAVEIGQMLLDRGIVHHVMDEHGFRDEYLFYRFYSDEQLM, encoded by the coding sequence ATGAACCGTATTTCCATCCGCCTGCACCGCCGCTTGTTGTCCGGCTTGGCCCTTACTCTGGCTGCCTTCTGCTTCGCAATCGCGCCCACTCAAGCACAGAATTTTGCCAACAACGAACGCGCGCCCGTCGTCCTCGACGGGCGCGTCCTTTTTCGCGTCGGTGATGCCGGTCGCTTCAGTGCGGAGGAACGTGCGTACTTGATCGGTCGGGCTCTCCGCCAGGAGCTCCGCGACGACCTCGATAATCTCGAGGTCGATCTCGACGTGAGAACCAACGACCAGCTCGTTGTCATCCGCTCTGTGGATAGCGGCCTCAATCTCGTCACGGTCGCCGACGAAGACGTGCTTCCGGGCAACAGTCCCTTGCATCAGGCCAACACCTGGAAGAATACTATCGAGCAAGCAATTGCGAAAGCACGTATGGAGCGATCGCCCTCCTACCGCCTGCGTGCCCTCCTCATGAGCGTCGGCGCGGTGGGGCTCGCACTGCTGCTGCACCTTGCATTCGGTTTCCTGCGGCAGCTCGTCCCGCGTGCCTTCGCCGGATGGTGCGAGCAACCCGAAACATTTCTTTATGAATGGGGGCAGCCAATTCAAGGTGCTCTGCGTGCTTTATTGACCGCGCTTCAGTTTTCAGCGTGGCTGACGGTTGTCTGGTGGGTCTGCGCTCGCCTGCCTAAACTCCGATCGGGACGCTACCGCTTGCTGCAGTGGATGACAGACGACCTTATTCCGCTCGGAAGCAAACAGTATTCATTAGTGCAACTCTCGCTGCTGGTTCTGATGACCGTAGGGCTCTGGTTTGCCGTGGCGGCAGGAACGCGCGCACTCAGAACCTATGTCTTCAACCGCACGGGAACACCTCACGGCACTCAGGAAGTTCTGGCGCTGTTCCTGCGTTACGTATTGATGTTTCTGGGCGTTCTGCTTCTGCTTCAAGCCTGGGGTGTCGATATCGGCTCGCTAGCACTGCTGGCTAGCTTCTTCAGCGTTGGTGTCGGCTTCGGTCTGCAGAACATCACCAACAATTTCATCAGCGGTTTAATCGTTACCCTCGAAAAACCCATTGAAGTCGGCAACTTCATACGCGTCGGCGAATGGGAAGGCATTGTTCAGCGCATTGCCGCGCGCCACACGGAAATCTGCACCCTCGATCGGGTTACGATTATTATTCCGAACTCGCGCTTCCTAGAGAGCGAGGTCATCAACTGGAGCCACGGAAGCCCGGTATCGCGCTTGCACATTTCTGTTGGAGTTGCCTACGGTTCCAATGTGAAGCGTGTCAAAGCTGCACTTCTCGATGCGGCCAAAAACCACCCTGAGGTACTGTTGCGCCCGCGCCCGCAGGTTTGGTTCCAAGAATTCGGCGACAGCTCGCTCAATTTCGAGCTGCTAGCCTGGACAGCCGATCCGAAAGAGCAGCCGCGCGTTAAAAGCGAACTCAACTATCGCATCGAAGCCAGCTTTCGGCGATACGGTGTCGAAGTGCCTTTTCCGCAACGCGACGTCCACGTCAAGTCCCCTCAAGTGGAGCGCCTGCTAGCAGCTTGGCTGCAACGCGGTCATGTCGACCTGCCGGAAGGAAACGGCGAGCTAAGCCTGTCATCCGATACCGATCGCGCCGGCGAACCCGATCCGTATCATTCAGCCCTGTCATCGGTGACGTCCGTGGTCCGGCAAGCCCCAGATATCGATCTCGAAAAGCTCGTGGATCGGATGCGGGCTCACGGTGGCGTGAAGATCGGCGATCGCCGCTATCGCCTAAATGTCTATCCTCGGTGCTTTGTCGGCTCGGAAGTGGTTGATTGGCTGGTACAAAACTGCAGTGTCACTCGCGTCGAGGCCGTTGAAATCGGTCAGATGTTACTCGACCGCGGGATCGTCCACCACGTTATGGACGAACACGGTTTCCGCGACGAATATTTATTTTACCGATTCTACAGTGACGAGCAGCTGATGTAG